The Vibrio splendidus genome has a window encoding:
- a CDS encoding BamA/TamA family outer membrane protein, with amino-acid sequence MIFLKVGGLINPFENNIVGVVMVCVISLVSFSSMAATPVSSKYVLERINEIKLNKNNLIIPFAFNTESMGFNMGVGGVFQGIGQEQLKVGAAAYSGGADSYALGGGVWNYQVESIERLFISVYGMYAYYPENTAYTGAEYYPYPNGVPIPGSSSSSSEQNIQASGFSNWLDIKLEYILPIGTGKSEIIKSYRVSNGLLVDLPVRHQWNPFEYGSTTIIMNQFNRYQSFENEDQISGDLHAIEFGVQYDNTDFYPNPSMGSRQYLSFSGDGNLIDSDGDWNFIQLDVSKYFSMGQSQFASQRILAFNLWTGYSPSWSVNNDSDSGRLVENSPPYNEGATLGGWNRMRGYDSYRFHDKASLYLSGEYRYTLKYNPITNVNWLSFLNVDWFQLVGFVEVGEVASDYNLKELTSDMKMDVGVSLRAFAGGIVVRTDLAVSNEGANLWFMVNQPF; translated from the coding sequence GTGATTTTTTTAAAAGTTGGCGGCCTAATTAACCCCTTTGAAAATAACATAGTAGGTGTTGTTATGGTGTGTGTGATTAGCTTAGTGAGTTTCTCTTCTATGGCGGCTACGCCAGTTTCAAGTAAGTATGTTCTTGAGCGTATCAATGAAATTAAATTAAATAAAAACAATCTGATAATTCCTTTCGCATTTAATACTGAGTCCATGGGTTTTAATATGGGTGTAGGTGGTGTCTTTCAAGGTATTGGACAAGAACAACTGAAAGTTGGTGCAGCTGCGTATTCGGGAGGCGCTGATAGTTATGCATTGGGAGGAGGAGTCTGGAACTACCAAGTAGAGAGTATAGAAAGGCTATTCATCTCTGTATATGGAATGTATGCGTATTACCCTGAAAATACGGCTTATACAGGGGCTGAATATTATCCATATCCTAATGGGGTTCCGATACCAGGAAGCTCCAGCTCTTCCAGTGAGCAAAACATTCAAGCGAGCGGGTTTTCTAATTGGTTAGACATTAAACTAGAGTACATATTACCGATTGGTACCGGTAAAAGTGAGATTATCAAGAGTTATCGAGTATCCAACGGTTTGCTAGTCGATCTTCCCGTCAGGCACCAATGGAATCCATTCGAGTATGGATCAACAACCATCATCATGAACCAGTTCAATCGATATCAGTCTTTCGAAAATGAAGACCAAATCAGTGGAGATCTTCATGCCATAGAATTCGGTGTTCAGTACGATAATACGGACTTCTATCCAAACCCTAGTATGGGAAGTCGACAGTATCTGAGTTTTTCTGGCGATGGCAATTTGATTGACTCTGATGGCGATTGGAATTTTATTCAGTTAGACGTCAGCAAATACTTTTCAATGGGACAGAGCCAATTTGCATCGCAACGAATCTTAGCTTTTAACCTGTGGACTGGTTATTCGCCGAGCTGGAGTGTAAATAATGACTCCGACAGCGGACGGCTTGTTGAGAATTCCCCCCCTTATAACGAAGGAGCAACGTTAGGAGGTTGGAACCGAATGCGTGGCTATGATTCCTATCGTTTCCATGACAAGGCGAGCCTATATTTGTCTGGTGAGTATCGTTATACCCTTAAATATAACCCGATAACAAACGTTAATTGGTTGAGCTTTTTAAATGTCGATTGGTTCCAACTGGTTGGGTTCGTTGAGGTGGGAGAGGTGGCAAGCGACTATAACCTGAAAGAGCTAACATCAGATATGAAAATGGACGTTGGGGTGTCTTTACGAGCATTTGCTGGAGGTATAGTTGTGCGTACGGACCTCGCTGTTTCTAATGAAGGAGCCAACCTCTGGTTTATGGTGAATCAACCCTTTTGA
- a CDS encoding copper chaperone PCu(A)C: MKLKALALAGLLLTPFAQASSDIMVHDAYARATPPSAVNSAVFTTLMNHSDKDRAIVSATTPAAGKVELHDVIMDGDVMKMRQVQEITIPANGEAVLKPGSLHIMLFDLASSLKEGEQIEMTLTFANGETQTFDAPVKKVMSGMKKMNHDHH; this comes from the coding sequence ATGAAGTTAAAAGCACTTGCTCTAGCAGGCTTATTGCTCACCCCTTTTGCTCAGGCTAGTAGCGATATTATGGTTCATGACGCGTACGCTCGTGCAACACCGCCTTCAGCAGTGAACAGCGCGGTATTCACGACTCTGATGAATCACAGCGATAAAGATCGCGCTATTGTTTCTGCAACAACACCTGCAGCAGGTAAAGTAGAACTTCATGATGTAATCATGGATGGCGATGTTATGAAAATGCGCCAAGTTCAAGAGATCACCATCCCTGCAAACGGTGAAGCGGTACTTAAACCTGGTAGCCTACACATCATGTTGTTCGACCTAGCAAGCAGCCTAAAAGAAGGTGAGCAAATCGAGATGACACTGACTTTCGCCAATGGTGAAACGCAGACCTTCGATGCGCCGGTTAAGAAAGTGATGAGCGGCATGAAGAAGATGAATCACGATCATCATTAA
- a CDS encoding DUF4136 domain-containing protein, with protein sequence MLRLTTILLTLPLAACSTINTDFDKQTDFSMYKTYDFGSLETATETMNKMPISIDSIRIESAIIKEMDRTEVEFVEDGGSLYVRYQLQQESELVSSGSSFGIGYGRNNFRGVMSTPQNYHEQTYGQLVVELVDDRTNIVVWTANSSRKLTRSMSSEERGELISEEVAEMFQQYPSYK encoded by the coding sequence ATGCTTCGCTTAACAACAATATTATTAACGCTTCCTCTAGCGGCCTGCTCTACAATAAATACTGACTTTGATAAGCAAACCGATTTCTCAATGTATAAAACCTATGATTTCGGCTCGCTTGAAACAGCGACAGAAACAATGAATAAAATGCCGATCAGCATCGATTCAATCAGGATTGAAAGTGCGATCATCAAAGAAATGGATCGTACTGAGGTAGAGTTTGTAGAAGACGGAGGCAGCCTATATGTTCGCTACCAACTTCAGCAAGAATCAGAACTTGTTTCTTCCGGCTCTTCCTTTGGTATTGGCTATGGTCGGAACAATTTCCGCGGGGTAATGTCCACCCCACAAAATTATCACGAACAGACGTATGGACAATTAGTTGTAGAGTTGGTCGATGACCGAACAAACATCGTTGTATGGACAGCGAATTCAAGCCGAAAATTAACTCGCTCAATGAGTTCTGAGGAACGTGGAGAACTGATTTCCGAGGAAGTCGCTGAAATGTTCCAACAGTACCCTTCGTATAAATGA
- a CDS encoding DUF302 domain-containing protein translates to MRKLIFLALSCTLLVGCSFNKIFEGKYQLVDDYIEIIDSNIKDLPQLSNVIAIDHSRLANQAEEPLLPSKVIMFHDPVLESSLIEKERLIALDMPLKILVYMDENGDSNVIWNQTRYFEERYNVSFTVEEKQQYDEAMSDVLNGVPESALNSFTSDKMAQNDVITIESELSLEETIRKALEVISRNDDVTIFKEIDYQKLAAQNDVKLPPTYLIMYGAPSPGGKAMKQAQTLGLDAFPQKLLVWQNEMG, encoded by the coding sequence ATGCGAAAGTTAATTTTTTTAGCGTTAAGCTGTACTCTATTGGTAGGTTGTTCCTTTAATAAGATATTTGAAGGAAAATACCAACTCGTTGATGATTATATCGAAATTATTGATAGCAATATTAAAGACCTACCTCAACTGTCAAATGTTATCGCGATTGATCATTCTAGACTTGCCAATCAAGCTGAAGAGCCGCTTTTACCCTCGAAGGTAATTATGTTTCATGATCCAGTTTTGGAGTCGAGTCTGATAGAAAAAGAACGTTTAATTGCGTTAGATATGCCTTTGAAAATATTGGTATATATGGACGAAAATGGAGACTCCAACGTGATTTGGAATCAAACTCGTTATTTTGAGGAGCGTTATAACGTTAGCTTCACGGTCGAGGAAAAGCAACAATATGATGAGGCTATGAGTGATGTTTTGAATGGAGTGCCCGAGAGCGCTTTGAATTCATTCACTAGTGATAAAATGGCGCAAAACGACGTGATAACCATCGAAAGTGAATTGTCTTTAGAAGAAACCATCAGAAAAGCACTTGAGGTTATTAGCCGTAATGATGACGTAACGATCTTTAAAGAGATCGATTATCAAAAACTGGCAGCTCAAAATGACGTCAAGTTACCGCCAACATATCTCATTATGTATGGTGCACCATCGCCAGGAGGTAAAGCCATGAAGCAAGCACAAACGTTAGGCCTTGATGCATTTCCACAAAAATTATTGGTTTGGCAGAATGAGATGGGATAG
- a CDS encoding AraC family transcriptional regulator produces MTINTTYFIRVNSLMNLYYNVCNQYYSDPISPQTIPQSAFNHTMNLLPISEVFQLYEELECYTKNPNFMLEAVRHFRVEDLGGLGQWMFSGHDLMSTIRKVNYGMGCIQSGAFWVAAPAGSIIKWTYNNQYDAEHLDVHDSIRVAVLMLKILKKYLGVDFAPMRVLLSGERADENLYRDYFGCDVTWNHHQTEIWFHSNLRLANLAENQDTKQTFSLNFEDLDRCLDMPDPSDDTKLVYEAINYSCHFGLPTLERVSKLFGLSTQTFQRRFHKYGHNFTEMCGFVLSNKAVKMLSQSMPVDEVAHKLGYSHLDSFTHMFKKHRGMTPKQYLKSLE; encoded by the coding sequence ATGACTATCAACACAACTTACTTTATAAGGGTAAATAGCCTGATGAATTTGTATTACAACGTATGTAATCAATATTATTCAGATCCAATCTCCCCACAGACAATTCCCCAATCCGCGTTTAATCACACAATGAACCTGTTGCCCATTTCTGAGGTATTTCAGCTTTATGAAGAACTCGAATGCTATACAAAAAACCCAAACTTTATGCTCGAGGCTGTGCGCCATTTCCGGGTCGAAGACTTGGGCGGATTAGGCCAATGGATGTTCTCTGGTCATGACTTAATGTCGACGATAAGAAAGGTAAATTACGGCATGGGGTGTATTCAATCCGGTGCTTTTTGGGTTGCTGCACCTGCGGGGTCTATCATCAAGTGGACTTACAACAATCAGTATGACGCAGAACACTTAGACGTTCATGACAGTATTAGAGTCGCTGTTTTGATGTTAAAGATATTGAAGAAATACCTTGGGGTAGATTTCGCTCCGATGCGCGTATTACTTTCTGGGGAGCGTGCGGATGAGAACCTATATCGAGACTATTTTGGCTGTGACGTAACATGGAATCATCATCAAACAGAGATCTGGTTTCATTCCAACTTACGCTTGGCAAATCTGGCTGAAAATCAAGATACCAAACAAACCTTTTCTTTAAATTTTGAGGACTTGGATCGATGCTTAGATATGCCCGATCCAAGCGATGATACTAAATTGGTTTATGAGGCCATCAATTACTCATGTCACTTTGGATTACCGACGCTCGAAAGAGTATCGAAATTATTTGGTCTATCTACACAAACATTTCAACGCAGATTCCACAAGTATGGCCATAACTTCACCGAAATGTGTGGTTTTGTCTTGAGTAATAAAGCCGTCAAGATGCTAAGCCAATCAATGCCTGTCGACGAAGTTGCCCACAAATTGGGATATAGCCACCTAGACAGTTTTACACATATGTTTAAGAAACATCGAGGCATGACACCAAAGCAATACCTCAAGTCATTAGAATAA
- a CDS encoding polyprenyl-phosphate transporter yields the protein MNYLSTFFKGMAMGAADVVPGVSGGTIAFITGIYDTLLESIRRINPSVLGLWKREGFKAAFNHINGFFLISLFAGVFTSIATFAKLISWLLVTHPVPLWSFFFGLILVSVFHILKQVEKRDMIRFVFLLLGVAFAYSITVLKPLQMEPTSINILIAGAIAICAMILPGISGSFILLLIGMYGPVLGAVKEFQIDVLALFLSGCVIGLLTFSHVLSWLLRSFRDFTLVFLTGLMIGTLPKIWPWKETISWRTNSKGEQVPLLQENLSPFDFEAVTSQPSQLVMAIVMMLAAIALVLGLEKFAERNAD from the coding sequence ATGAACTACTTAAGTACTTTTTTCAAAGGCATGGCAATGGGCGCAGCAGACGTTGTTCCTGGCGTGTCGGGCGGAACCATCGCATTCATCACTGGTATCTACGATACGCTGCTAGAAAGCATTCGCAGGATTAACCCTAGTGTACTTGGCTTATGGAAACGCGAAGGCTTCAAAGCCGCATTTAACCACATCAACGGTTTCTTCCTGATTTCACTGTTCGCAGGCGTATTCACGAGCATTGCGACATTTGCAAAACTGATTTCTTGGTTATTAGTCACCCACCCCGTTCCACTGTGGTCTTTCTTCTTTGGCCTGATCTTGGTGTCGGTTTTCCATATTCTTAAGCAAGTAGAGAAGCGCGATATGATTCGATTCGTGTTTTTGCTGCTTGGCGTTGCTTTCGCTTATAGCATTACCGTGCTTAAGCCGCTGCAAATGGAGCCTACCAGTATCAATATCCTCATTGCGGGTGCGATTGCGATCTGTGCGATGATTTTGCCGGGTATCTCGGGTAGCTTCATTCTGCTATTGATTGGTATGTATGGTCCGGTTCTTGGTGCGGTTAAAGAGTTTCAAATCGATGTGCTTGCGCTATTCCTTAGTGGCTGTGTGATTGGCCTACTGACTTTCTCGCACGTACTTTCTTGGTTACTGCGCTCATTCCGCGATTTCACATTAGTGTTCTTAACTGGTTTGATGATCGGTACGCTGCCTAAGATTTGGCCGTGGAAAGAGACCATCAGCTGGCGTACAAATTCAAAGGGTGAGCAAGTTCCTCTACTTCAAGAAAATCTGTCACCGTTTGATTTTGAAGCCGTAACCTCTCAGCCTTCTCAGCTGGTAATGGCGATTGTGATGATGTTGGCTGCTATTGCCTTGGTTCTAGGACTAGAGAAATTTGCAGAGCGCAACGCTGACTAA
- a CDS encoding muconolactone Delta-isomerase family protein translates to MYFVKVRVEHAGLTEKELWDLWEKEAEAALKAKSAGKIKFLYKITGQRGVIMVVDMEHHEIEQIVHGDIPMRNIMVLEEVIPVRDYEEFAEDVKRRWKK, encoded by the coding sequence ATGTATTTTGTAAAAGTGCGTGTTGAACATGCGGGGTTAACAGAGAAAGAGCTGTGGGACCTTTGGGAAAAAGAAGCCGAAGCGGCGTTAAAAGCTAAGTCAGCAGGTAAGATTAAGTTTCTATATAAAATTACAGGACAACGCGGCGTGATAATGGTTGTTGATATGGAGCACCATGAAATAGAGCAAATTGTTCATGGCGATATACCAATGAGAAATATCATGGTTCTAGAAGAGGTTATCCCGGTTCGTGACTATGAAGAGTTTGCTGAAGATGTAAAGCGCAGGTGGAAAAAGTAA
- a CDS encoding glutathione S-transferase family protein, translating into MIDIYGTPNSRSTRVLWCAEELGIEYNFKKVDFSSGENKSDAYLAINPAGKTPAIVDGDFVLSESTAILEFLAQEYGKEQIKPSDKSDNREKALCAKWCSFAVCELEQPLWTMAKHSFIYPEDMRQDGILPVCQKEFQNALSVLSQQLDSNEYLLGEVFSIADILISHTLAWALSFQQEIPQSNLMSYVQRCTSRPAFKMAQQREL; encoded by the coding sequence ATGATTGATATTTATGGCACCCCGAATAGCCGCTCTACTCGCGTACTTTGGTGTGCAGAAGAGCTCGGTATTGAATATAACTTTAAAAAAGTTGATTTCTCATCGGGTGAAAATAAGTCCGATGCGTATTTGGCAATTAACCCAGCAGGTAAAACGCCAGCGATCGTCGACGGAGATTTTGTCTTGTCTGAATCAACAGCGATTTTAGAGTTTTTAGCGCAGGAGTACGGTAAGGAGCAAATCAAACCAAGCGACAAGAGTGACAATCGAGAAAAGGCACTTTGTGCTAAATGGTGCTCTTTTGCGGTTTGTGAGCTTGAGCAACCTTTGTGGACGATGGCTAAACACAGCTTTATTTACCCCGAAGATATGCGTCAGGATGGCATTTTACCTGTCTGTCAAAAGGAGTTCCAAAACGCTTTATCAGTTTTGAGCCAACAACTTGATAGTAACGAATACCTATTGGGTGAGGTGTTTTCTATTGCTGATATTTTAATTTCACACACCTTAGCGTGGGCGCTAAGTTTTCAGCAAGAGATCCCACAATCTAATTTGATGAGTTATGTGCAACGTTGTACATCTCGTCCCGCATTTAAAATGGCTCAGCAGAGAGAGCTTTGA
- a CDS encoding arylsulfatase, translating to MNKERKYRVFSSLLMSFTLMYAHTSLAQEKQPNVLIITADDMGFSDVGAFGSEIQTPTIDSIANEGLRFNNYYTNPLCTPTRTSLMSGVDHHRAGAGTMGLFTAPNQKDKPGYEGFLREEFVTLGDLMKGAGYTTFVSGKWDLGRFPNLIPRARGFDRDFVMLDDHGSHYSMLAMWEEAPKLQFTEDGKYLKELPDNYYSSKTYTDKMLSFMKDNKAKDDKPFFAFLSYQAPHDPLHVDEPWRSMYQGQYDKGWSAVRLARYNKQKELGIIPEFTELAERYWFVPDSEMLAPIVRAALGREMELYAGLMTNMDHHLNRVIQYLKDSGEYDNTMILFFGDNGPEGNGTFDRITTFGTKNYIFKARNWSDQGDIRLQGTENNYTELDPGWAQVSAAPFFGHKDFALEGGIRNALIVKPAKDSPHKPGSIRNDFMHVQDIFLTLAEMTNQDFPNGYTQAKSWLEMLNDPEATVRTGEDWFGWESGNSRALRRGEWKISNNIKPWGNEQWQLYNIEKDLSERYDLADKHPEILNELVSIYENEYVPKNNVILGSRNFHESDWWDGPLRFEEGNDEGSEYPPGLYKKGWTPPQDMMAEPKQVEEE from the coding sequence ATGAACAAAGAAAGAAAATATCGGGTGTTCAGTAGCTTACTGATGAGTTTCACTTTGATGTACGCTCATACCTCGTTGGCACAAGAAAAACAGCCGAACGTTTTAATCATCACCGCTGATGACATGGGCTTTTCAGATGTTGGTGCATTTGGTAGTGAAATTCAAACGCCAACAATCGATTCTATCGCGAACGAAGGGCTACGTTTTAACAACTATTACACCAATCCTTTATGTACCCCAACCCGAACTTCGCTAATGTCTGGCGTTGATCATCACCGTGCGGGCGCCGGTACTATGGGTCTATTCACTGCACCAAACCAAAAGGACAAACCTGGGTATGAGGGTTTCCTTCGAGAAGAATTTGTCACCCTAGGTGATCTTATGAAGGGAGCAGGTTATACGACGTTTGTTAGTGGCAAATGGGATCTGGGGCGTTTTCCTAATTTGATTCCAAGAGCGAGAGGTTTTGATCGTGATTTCGTTATGCTGGATGATCATGGTAGCCACTACAGTATGTTAGCGATGTGGGAAGAGGCACCAAAGCTACAATTTACTGAAGACGGAAAGTACCTTAAAGAGCTGCCAGATAACTATTACTCGAGTAAGACTTACACCGATAAAATGCTGTCTTTCATGAAAGATAATAAAGCAAAGGATGACAAGCCTTTCTTTGCTTTCCTCTCTTACCAAGCGCCTCATGATCCTTTGCATGTCGATGAACCGTGGAGAAGCATGTATCAAGGGCAGTATGACAAAGGTTGGTCTGCAGTACGATTAGCTCGTTATAACAAGCAAAAAGAGCTGGGTATTATTCCTGAGTTTACTGAACTTGCGGAGCGATATTGGTTCGTGCCGGATAGTGAGATGCTCGCACCAATTGTCAGAGCGGCACTAGGAAGAGAAATGGAGCTTTATGCTGGCTTGATGACCAACATGGATCATCATCTTAACCGTGTAATACAGTACTTGAAGGACAGTGGCGAATATGACAATACCATGATTTTGTTCTTTGGAGACAACGGCCCTGAGGGCAACGGCACTTTTGACAGAATCACGACGTTTGGAACGAAAAATTACATTTTCAAAGCAAGAAACTGGTCTGATCAAGGTGATATTCGTTTGCAAGGCACAGAGAATAACTATACCGAGCTCGATCCCGGTTGGGCGCAAGTTTCGGCTGCACCATTCTTTGGACATAAAGACTTTGCCTTGGAAGGTGGAATTCGTAATGCACTGATTGTTAAACCGGCGAAAGATAGCCCGCATAAGCCCGGAAGTATTCGTAATGATTTTATGCATGTTCAAGACATTTTCTTGACCTTAGCTGAAATGACCAATCAAGATTTCCCCAATGGATACACTCAGGCTAAATCTTGGCTTGAGATGTTAAATGATCCTGAGGCAACGGTTCGAACGGGAGAGGATTGGTTTGGTTGGGAGAGTGGTAACTCACGAGCATTACGTCGCGGCGAGTGGAAAATCTCTAATAATATTAAGCCTTGGGGTAATGAGCAGTGGCAACTGTATAACATTGAGAAAGATCTCTCTGAACGTTACGACCTAGCTGATAAGCATCCAGAGATATTGAATGAACTCGTCTCAATTTATGAAAACGAATATGTGCCAAAGAACAATGTCATTCTTGGCAGCCGAAATTTCCATGAAAGTGATTGGTGGGATGGGCCTCTTCGTTTTGAAGAGGGCAATGATGAAGGCTCAGAGTATCCGCCTGGTTTGTACAAAAAAGGATGGACGCCACCTCAAGATATGATGGCAGAACCTAAGCAAGTGGAGGAGGAATAA
- a CDS encoding alpha/beta fold hydrolase gives MTHTPKIEKISVFDRINASALMLLTSEYKSLEQLRRKNDYPMFPTFETTPSMPIKRTKINGVDIRYAHSEAIGKPTLVMLSPFPQSILAYAPIWTGLAENYNLYAYDMPGFGGSTGGFEYMSFKAQGDFLKDFLNHFDIQSPHLLGPDVGMPAIVYYTGTYDNDVKSLLIGDGPAIDPSSNASAIRKMVDSSFWRTVFKVTGSGSLIQGCIKVCYTNYRPNEEEVSDYIASYRNRMPAVMQWFKDYPKSLTTVDPLLERIELPTQIFWGENDAILYVENGERLAERMPNAELTVFKDSGHFCYQDSHKEFEYMVIDWITKQEEK, from the coding sequence ATGACACATACTCCTAAGATAGAAAAAATTAGCGTGTTTGATCGTATTAACGCATCGGCACTGATGTTATTGACTTCTGAATATAAAAGCTTGGAGCAGTTGCGAAGAAAAAACGACTATCCAATGTTCCCAACATTTGAAACGACACCATCCATGCCAATAAAGCGAACCAAGATAAATGGTGTCGATATTCGATACGCACATTCTGAAGCGATTGGTAAACCGACTCTTGTGATGCTTTCCCCTTTTCCTCAAAGCATTCTTGCGTATGCCCCTATTTGGACAGGGTTGGCTGAAAACTACAACCTATATGCCTACGATATGCCAGGATTCGGCGGCAGTACTGGCGGGTTTGAATATATGTCTTTCAAGGCCCAAGGTGACTTTTTAAAAGATTTCTTGAATCATTTTGATATTCAATCACCACACTTATTAGGGCCTGATGTTGGTATGCCGGCGATCGTTTATTACACGGGCACTTATGACAACGATGTAAAAAGCCTATTGATAGGTGATGGCCCAGCGATTGACCCTTCGTCAAATGCAAGTGCCATTCGCAAAATGGTCGACTCATCATTCTGGCGCACTGTCTTTAAAGTGACAGGATCTGGGTCTTTAATTCAAGGCTGTATCAAGGTTTGTTATACAAACTATCGCCCTAATGAAGAAGAGGTTTCGGACTATATCGCATCGTATCGCAATCGAATGCCCGCCGTAATGCAATGGTTCAAAGATTACCCAAAAAGTTTAACAACGGTTGATCCACTTCTCGAGAGAATTGAGTTACCTACTCAAATATTTTGGGGAGAAAACGACGCCATTCTCTATGTCGAGAATGGGGAACGTCTCGCTGAACGCATGCCGAATGCTGAATTAACAGTGTTTAAAGACAGTGGCCATTTTTGTTATCAAGACAGTCATAAAGAATTCGAATACATGGTAATTGATTGGATTACTAAGCAAGAGGAAAAATAA
- a CDS encoding SCO family protein translates to MSRNWSLALVVAFVLGFGVKSYLDGQNEVQEQHAAKQEFSATTLFGKDNQPTEIFDQTDDRIRIVYFGFTRCPDVCPTSLAMLAGALNQVSDEAKAKIRPMFVSLDPERDAAEASYEYAQYFHPMMEGLSGPLDVTTTLAHNYGVIFRKTKLEGSELEYTLDHSSYFYFLKPDGTLITKVPHTLTPAPIVEAINKLTQ, encoded by the coding sequence ATGAGTAGAAATTGGTCGTTAGCATTGGTTGTCGCTTTTGTACTTGGCTTTGGTGTCAAAAGCTATCTTGATGGGCAAAACGAAGTTCAAGAACAACACGCTGCAAAACAAGAGTTCTCCGCAACGACTCTTTTCGGCAAAGACAACCAACCAACGGAAATCTTTGACCAAACCGATGACAGAATTCGTATCGTTTACTTCGGTTTCACACGTTGCCCGGATGTATGCCCCACTTCTTTGGCTATGTTGGCCGGAGCACTTAACCAAGTTTCTGATGAAGCAAAAGCCAAGATTCGCCCAATGTTTGTTTCTCTCGATCCTGAACGTGATGCCGCTGAAGCCTCGTATGAATACGCGCAATACTTCCACCCGATGATGGAAGGACTAAGTGGTCCATTGGATGTCACAACGACTCTGGCTCATAACTACGGCGTTATTTTCAGAAAGACCAAGCTTGAAGGTTCAGAGTTGGAATACACCCTAGACCACAGCTCATATTTTTATTTTTTAAAGCCCGACGGTACCTTGATTACCAAAGTACCGCACACGTTGACGCCAGCGCCAATTGTTGAGGCTATCAACAAGCTGACGCAGTAA
- a CDS encoding transporter: MMKGFSINSDSVNQMTKYLVGAGLIVSTSASALTLPPRFYERTLLGVEAIPILGISFDGNINPFDPTLGDNGNAHLPQPGIDDIHLEGTMALAGYSISFPISDRSARISYLQPVGNMNVTATGQVTSGGQTVSNVPIQYYSTNGIGDPFFEFTIGLIGSPALDELPKAIRYQPGFQMDLLVDLSVPLGEYDSDQAINMGTNRLWGRVGFPMMYQLGDVWAPSKRASLELLPAVTWYGDNDDMYGGGSQSTDLGYSLGAHLTYDLSQHVWVSLDYSYVKSGDYTNSGNVQVSNNGSFEGQDFSSVGFTVATDLTRNLNASLGYQTTINDGGAGEAQMSTFSFNLVYYWADILDGLDRTGFKF, translated from the coding sequence ATGATGAAAGGATTCAGCATAAATTCAGATTCAGTTAATCAAATGACTAAATACCTCGTGGGTGCCGGGCTCATTGTTTCTACCAGTGCTAGTGCTTTGACATTACCTCCAAGGTTTTATGAACGTACGTTACTAGGAGTAGAAGCGATACCTATATTAGGGATCAGCTTTGACGGAAATATTAACCCATTTGACCCTACATTAGGTGACAACGGTAATGCTCATTTACCACAACCCGGTATTGATGACATTCATTTAGAAGGAACAATGGCGTTAGCGGGCTATTCGATTAGCTTCCCCATTAGTGACAGGTCAGCTCGTATTTCCTACTTACAACCTGTTGGCAACATGAATGTGACAGCGACGGGGCAAGTAACTAGTGGTGGGCAAACAGTATCCAATGTGCCTATTCAGTATTATTCAACTAATGGTATCGGTGACCCATTTTTTGAATTTACGATTGGGCTAATCGGTTCTCCAGCATTAGATGAGCTACCTAAAGCGATTCGTTACCAACCGGGCTTTCAAATGGACTTATTGGTCGACTTAAGCGTACCGCTTGGTGAATATGACTCGGATCAAGCGATTAACATGGGCACGAACAGATTGTGGGGAAGAGTGGGTTTCCCGATGATGTATCAGTTAGGAGATGTGTGGGCGCCAAGTAAGCGTGCTTCGCTAGAACTCCTACCTGCTGTCACTTGGTATGGCGATAATGACGACATGTATGGAGGCGGCTCTCAAAGCACTGATTTAGGTTACAGCCTCGGTGCTCATTTGACTTACGATTTAAGCCAACATGTGTGGGTTTCTTTGGACTACTCCTACGTGAAATCAGGTGATTATACCAACAGCGGTAATGTTCAAGTTTCCAACAATGGAAGCTTTGAGGGTCAGGACTTTTCAAGCGTTGGCTTTACGGTTGCTACGGATCTTACGCGTAATTTGAATGCCTCATTGGGTTATCAGACGACCATTAATGATGGTGGTGCTGGCGAAGCGCAAATGAGCACCTTCAGTTTCAACTTGGTCTATTACTGGGCAGATATTCTTGATGGGTTAGACCGGACAGGTTTTAAGTTCTAA